From one Halothece sp. PCC 7418 genomic stretch:
- a CDS encoding RNA-guided endonuclease TnpB family protein: MEQTLTLVVKLNVEPEQADQLEETAQAFANACSWINENVNHRLTNRNSIQAVCYSDVKERFGLKANHIVRACARVGANRSTAKAKGRKVKGFKPTSFDCDGRTFSFREKDWTVSVTTLGKRLRLPLRASNYHRGKLTGQKPTSAQICKHKDDQWYVHIQLKNIPPTPQKTSNVIGVDFGRREIAKTSTNQGWDGKNIQQKRDRFSRVRASLQKKASQGKSASPGVSPGVYAGGTRSSRRRCREVLKRLSGREKRYQKWLNHNISKQIIEEAKQTNSTVAIEDLTGIRERTNQKPRNKTERRRSNNWAFYQLRTFLEYKGIKEGIKVVAVPPAYTSQTCHCCNHIGIRTNKNFKCSNQFCGWIGDADLNGALMIKKWGCSINQPGGSEVLSCRISRATENPNRARSGLG; this comes from the coding sequence ATGGAACAGACGTTAACCCTAGTAGTAAAGCTGAATGTAGAACCTGAGCAAGCGGATCAACTTGAAGAGACTGCTCAGGCTTTTGCTAATGCTTGCTCTTGGATTAATGAAAACGTCAACCATCGCTTAACGAATAGGAACTCCATCCAAGCTGTTTGCTACAGCGACGTTAAAGAAAGGTTTGGATTAAAGGCAAATCATATTGTCCGTGCTTGCGCCAGAGTAGGGGCTAACCGATCAACCGCCAAGGCAAAAGGTAGAAAAGTGAAAGGGTTTAAGCCTACTAGCTTTGATTGTGATGGTCGAACGTTCTCCTTTCGAGAAAAAGATTGGACTGTTAGCGTAACTACCCTTGGAAAGCGGTTAAGACTCCCTTTAAGAGCTAGCAACTACCATCGCGGAAAGTTAACGGGACAGAAACCGACTTCGGCTCAAATCTGCAAGCATAAAGACGATCAGTGGTATGTCCACATTCAGCTTAAAAATATTCCCCCTACCCCTCAAAAGACATCTAATGTGATTGGGGTCGATTTTGGGAGAAGGGAAATTGCTAAAACCTCAACCAATCAAGGCTGGGACGGGAAGAACATTCAACAAAAACGAGATAGGTTTAGTCGAGTAAGAGCATCTCTTCAGAAGAAAGCATCCCAAGGCAAGTCCGCGTCGCCTGGGGTTTCCCCAGGCGTTTATGCCGGAGGCACAAGGTCGTCTCGACGCAGATGTCGAGAAGTCTTGAAACGGTTATCGGGACGCGAGAAGAGATATCAAAAATGGTTAAACCACAATATCTCAAAGCAAATCATTGAGGAGGCAAAGCAGACCAACTCAACGGTGGCAATTGAAGATTTAACGGGCATTCGGGAGCGAACTAACCAGAAACCCAGAAACAAGACGGAAAGAAGACGGTCTAACAATTGGGCTTTCTATCAGTTAAGAACGTTCTTGGAATACAAGGGAATTAAAGAAGGAATTAAGGTAGTAGCAGTTCCTCCTGCCTATACCAGCCAAACTTGCCACTGTTGTAACCACATAGGAATTAGAACCAACAAAAATTTCAAGTGTTCTAATCAGTTTTGTGGTTGGATTGGCGATGCCGACTTAAATGGTGCTTTAATGATTAAGAAATGGGGCTGCTCTATAAACCAGCCTGGAGGCTCGGAAGTTCTATCCTGTAGAATTTCCAGGGCTACTGAAAACCCTAACCGAGCGCGAAGCGGGTTAGGGTAG
- a CDS encoding HetP family heterocyst commitment protein: MSYQKSSFNEERNPIMSEEKFDQIIDAILAGKYSWACVLVLETAGYNPLHYIPYRTYNRLIKNNCTTSPSDQQSKIQPKQTKNSNCSSSSTPHIKDLNYVKQTPHSKVKGGRQPYYSTKLISYRKSLSIRL; this comes from the coding sequence ATGTCGTATCAAAAATCTTCCTTCAATGAGGAGCGTAACCCAATCATGAGTGAAGAAAAATTTGATCAAATTATTGATGCTATTCTAGCTGGTAAATATTCTTGGGCTTGTGTCCTAGTTCTAGAAACAGCAGGATACAACCCACTGCATTATATCCCCTATCGAACCTATAATCGTCTTATTAAAAATAACTGTACCACTTCCCCTTCCGATCAACAATCAAAGATCCAGCCCAAGCAGACTAAAAATTCCAACTGCTCCTCTTCATCTACGCCTCACATTAAAGACTTAAATTACGTCAAGCAGACTCCTCACAGTAAGGTGAAAGGAGGAAGACAACCGTATTACTCAACTAAGTTGATCTCTTATCGTAAGAGTCTTTCTATCCGCTTATAG
- a CDS encoding peptidylprolyl isomerase, with translation MMINVSGEIIEAEEIVAFLKRQVQLKQTCTKILHQKIIQQAIQDHQLEISAEEIQAEADKIRHQMHLEQAEDTFAWLNDELITPEDWEAGIYEDLAAHKLANHLFSQAVTDLFNQNQHQFEQILLYEMILADEKLAWEIFYQIEEEELSFYQAAHLYDVDPERRIQCGYVGKVHRHDLKPNIATLVFQAIPGSVITPFASEQGYHIFLVEKFIQPELTNEIYQMLLDEMFQDWLAQELDYMLFNQTDDEKAQSEDQA, from the coding sequence ATGATGATTAACGTTTCAGGTGAAATAATTGAAGCAGAAGAAATCGTCGCGTTTCTGAAAAGACAAGTTCAATTAAAACAGACTTGCACCAAAATATTACACCAAAAAATTATTCAGCAAGCCATTCAGGATCATCAACTCGAAATTAGTGCTGAAGAAATACAAGCCGAAGCCGATAAAATTCGTCATCAAATGCACTTAGAACAAGCTGAAGATACCTTTGCGTGGTTAAATGACGAATTAATCACTCCTGAAGATTGGGAAGCTGGAATTTATGAAGATCTCGCTGCTCACAAACTGGCGAATCATCTTTTTTCGCAAGCTGTTACAGATTTATTCAATCAAAATCAACATCAATTTGAGCAAATCTTACTGTATGAAATGATTCTTGCTGACGAAAAGTTAGCATGGGAAATTTTTTATCAAATTGAAGAAGAAGAATTGAGTTTTTATCAAGCTGCACATTTATATGATGTTGATCCAGAGCGGAGAATTCAGTGTGGCTATGTGGGGAAAGTTCATCGCCATGACTTGAAACCTAACATAGCAACACTTGTTTTCCAAGCAATCCCAGGCAGTGTCATCACTCCTTTTGCTTCTGAACAAGGCTATCATATTTTTTTAGTAGAAAAGTTTATCCAGCCAGAACTAACAAATGAGATTTATCAAATGCTCCTTGATGAAATGTTTCAAGATTGGCTCGCTCAAGAATTAGACTATATGCTTTTTAATCAAACGGACGATGAAAAAGCTCAAAGCGAAGACCAAGCCTAA
- a CDS encoding HlyD family type I secretion periplasmic adaptor subunit — protein MPLESPSNHSPSPKKNYQLPSHSQSHQSSQESPQNSSAIRKVNSSALNHVSNGYSPSVLNLLEQPPASFPLRFLLGGLIFCLAFGSWAWFGKVEEVGRAQGTLVPQGKTYKVEPSTNGRIKQLLIEEGDTVAAGEVLASLDAEELKQEINKIEQRLETYQNQLQQQQNLLQVKKIEALNGEEIANSDLKVQSVVIANAQEQLMSKTQQLAALQQEVNQNKQRLERLQPLEKSGAISQEYVFQAQQALQDSKMKVLQLQSEINATRKEAERLEVELAQKDQQKTRTQLEAEQQIKQLEINIEELQGKIIETKNELAIAKNQEQETFLQSPVDGTVLSLNLQNIGQVLQPGQTIAEIAPKDSPLVLDAMIANQEAGFLEKNMDVNIKFDAYPYQDYGVVEGKVLSISPTSKTTEKGTFYQVEIALDRNYIQHNQQTIQFQPGQSASAEIVTRRRRIAEVIFEPLRKLRESGFKL, from the coding sequence TTTAGAATCCCCTTCCAATCACTCACCTTCTCCGAAAAAAAATTACCAATTACCCAGTCACTCACAGTCCCATCAATCCTCTCAGGAAAGTCCTCAAAACTCCTCCGCTATTCGTAAAGTGAATTCCTCTGCTTTAAATCATGTTTCTAATGGTTATTCTCCATCGGTACTCAATCTTTTAGAACAACCCCCTGCTTCTTTTCCCTTACGGTTTCTTTTAGGTGGTTTAATTTTTTGTCTTGCCTTTGGTAGCTGGGCTTGGTTTGGCAAAGTAGAAGAAGTGGGACGCGCACAAGGAACATTAGTTCCTCAAGGAAAAACCTATAAAGTAGAACCTAGTACCAATGGCAGAATCAAACAACTCTTGATTGAAGAAGGAGATACTGTTGCTGCGGGAGAAGTTCTTGCCAGTTTAGATGCAGAAGAACTGAAACAAGAAATTAATAAAATTGAGCAAAGATTAGAAACCTATCAAAACCAATTACAACAGCAACAAAACTTACTACAAGTTAAAAAAATAGAAGCACTAAATGGTGAAGAAATTGCCAATTCTGACCTAAAAGTGCAATCGGTTGTGATTGCCAATGCCCAAGAGCAACTGATGAGTAAAACGCAACAACTGGCAGCATTACAACAAGAAGTGAATCAAAATAAACAACGTTTAGAACGACTCCAACCCTTGGAAAAAAGTGGTGCAATTTCTCAAGAATATGTCTTTCAAGCTCAGCAAGCCTTACAAGATAGTAAGATGAAAGTTTTACAATTACAAAGTGAGATTAATGCCACCCGAAAAGAGGCGGAACGCCTGGAAGTAGAACTCGCGCAAAAGGATCAACAAAAAACTCGAACTCAGCTTGAAGCAGAGCAACAAATTAAACAACTTGAGATTAACATCGAAGAACTTCAAGGAAAAATTATAGAAACTAAAAATGAATTAGCCATTGCTAAAAATCAAGAACAGGAAACTTTTTTACAGTCTCCTGTAGATGGAACAGTCTTATCTCTCAACTTACAAAACATTGGTCAAGTGCTACAACCAGGACAAACTATTGCAGAAATTGCACCGAAAGATTCTCCCCTTGTGTTAGATGCTATGATTGCTAACCAAGAAGCGGGTTTTCTTGAAAAAAATATGGATGTTAACATCAAATTTGATGCTTACCCCTATCAAGACTATGGAGTCGTTGAAGGAAAAGTATTATCCATTTCTCCCACTTCAAAAACAACCGAAAAAGGAACATTCTATCAAGTAGAAATTGCTCTGGATCGCAACTATATTCAACATAATCAGCAAACCATTCAATTTCAACCAGGTCAAAGTGCCAGTGCTGAAATTGTAACTCGTCGCCGTCGCATTGCTGAGGTCATTTTTGAGCCCTTGCGAAAGCTACGAGAAAGTGGCTTTAAGCTCTAA